From a region of the Lactuca sativa cultivar Salinas chromosome 4, Lsat_Salinas_v11, whole genome shotgun sequence genome:
- the LOC111882490 gene encoding probable WRKY transcription factor 13, protein MLNQGFLEDQQISFFPFPANMISLPNQNLKTLSPSYHLPQHSKPEQHLTSHFGLPLQSSNANYWAWGEVGEIISNKILGMGRDDHHHHLGVSGMKMKKMKSRRKVREPRFCFKTMSDVDVLDDGYKWRKYGQKVVKNTQHPRSYYRCTQDNCRVKKRVERLAEDPRMVITTYEGRHAHSPSQNEEDSEANTAKLCNFWL, encoded by the exons ATGCTCAACCAAGGGTTTTTAGAAGATCAACAAATAAGTTTCTTTCCTTTTCCTGCAAACATGATTTCCCTTCCCAATCAAAACTTGAAAACTCTATCACCTTCTTATCACCTTCCACAACACTCTAAACCAGAACAGCATCTCACTTCTCACTTTGGTCTTCCTTTACAATCTTCAAATGCAAATTACTG GGCATGGGGGGAAGTGGGTGAAATAATTAGCAACAAGATATTAGGGATGGGTAGGGATGATCATCATCACCATCTAGGGGTTTCTggaatgaagatgaagaagatgaaatcGAGAAGAAAAGTGAGGGAGCCCAGGTTTTGCTTCAAGACGATGAGTGATGTCGATGTATTGGATGATGGCTACAAATGGAGGAAATATGGCCAAAAAGTTGTCAAGAACACACAACACCCCAG GAGTTATTATCGATGCACACAAGACAATTGTCGTGTAAAGAAACGAGTTGAGAGATTAGCAGAGGACCCGAGAATGGTGATTACAACTTATGAAGGTAGACATGCACATTCACCATCACAAAACGAGGAAGATTCAGAAGCTAACACTGCTAAGCTCTGTAATTTCTGGCTCTAG